In one Scyliorhinus canicula chromosome 3, sScyCan1.1, whole genome shotgun sequence genomic region, the following are encoded:
- the LOC119962806 gene encoding granzyme K-like: MKMLFPALLSSVAITFLLISDSNCMEIIGGQEAVPHSRPYMASIQFRKNHGCGGALIKTSWVLTAAHCQMIPQDTRVVLGAHSLSKGGKAEQIFTVKRMIPHDLYDSKLITNDIMLIELNGTATLNKFVNILGLPNNGKDVKRGVICNVAGWGVTRPEVWSTSDTLQQANVTVVDRDMCSKYYTYYPAITDDVLCAGDQEEGRDSCFGDSGGPLLCNGKFNGIVSFGCGCGKPHKPGVYTRLSQNYLSWIKRTIQS, from the exons atgaAAATGCTGTTCCCGGCTCTGCTCAGCTCTGTGGCTATCACTTTCTTACTCATATCAGACT CCAACTGTATGGAAATTATTGGAGGCCAGGAAGCTGTGCCCCATTCCAGACCTTACATGGCTTCCATTCAGTTCAGGAAAAATCATGGATGTGGAGGAGCTTTAATCAAAACCAGTTGGGTGCTGACAGCTGCACACTGCCAAAT GATTCCACAGGACACTCGGGTAGTTCTCGGCGCTCACTCACTTTCAAAAGGAGGGAAGGCAGAACAAATATTTACTGTTAAAAGGATGATTCCACATGATTTGTATGACTCAAAATTGATTACAAATGACATCATGCTTATTGAG CTCAATGGCACAGCGACTCTGAACAAATTtgtgaatatcctgggattgccTAACAACGGAAAGGATGTTAAAAGAGGAGTCATTTGCAATGTTGCAGGTTGGGGAGTCACCAGACCTGAAGTGTGGAGCACTTCAGATACATTGCAACAAGCGAATGTGACTGTCGTAGACAGGGACATGTGTTCTAAGTATTACACCTACTACCCGGCAATAACAGATGACGTACTTTGTGCTGGTGACCAAGAAGAAGGAAGAGATTCTTGCTTT GGAGATTCGGGAGGTCCACTCTTATGCAATGGAAAATTCAACGGAATTGTTTCTTTTGGATGCGGTTGTGGAAAGCCCCATAAACCTGGAGTTTACACACGTCTTTCACAGAACTACCTTTCCTGGATTAAGAGGACAATTCAAAGCTGA